GTTTTGTGAGCCGATGAAGAGGTTGGGCGTTTCAGGCATGACCGGTCCGAACACCACCCACGGCTCACCGACCTGTTGCAGCACGGCGACCCGGCGCAAATAGGATTCAAAATCGCGGTAGCCGAGGAAGATGATGCCATCGGCGCGGCGCGAAAAACCATAGTCGGCGCCCCAGTCGGCATCGGCCTTTTGCAGCGACATCAGCACATCAACGCCCTTGGAATTGGCGTAGTCGAGGATGGAGCCGATCAGTGGCAGGAAGAAGGGATTGATGCGGTTGTCGGACTGGTCGAGGTCTTCGGAGACCAGCACGGCGATGGTGTTGATCTTCTTGGAGCGCAGCTTCCGCGCATTGATATCGACGGTGTAGTTGAGCTGGGTGGCGGCATCGAAAACGCGCTGGCGCACCGCTTCGCTGACCGAGGCGGCGCCCGAAAGCGCCCGCGACACGGTGGCCTGGGAGACGCCTGCAAGCGCTGCGATATCGAAGGAGGTGGGGCGTTTCATCATGTGGCTTTTTGTAGTTTCACCGGATCATTACATGATCCGGATGAACGCTCAAGCGCCGCATGGCTACCTCGTATCGGCTCGGGCGGGCTTTGCCCTTGCCAGATTGCCATAAGCAATCTGGGGTCCTCTGGAGTCAGTCCAGATAGTCGCGCATGATCTCGACCACCCAGTCCATAAAGGCGCGGACGCGGCTGGCCTGATGGCGGCGACGCGGATAAATCATCGACACCGGCAGGGGCTCGGCTTCATAGGCTGGCAAAATTTCCACCAGCCTGCCCTCAGCGACATGATGGCGATTGCCGGTGCGTGGTGACTGGAAGATGCCGAGGCCCGCCAGGGCGGCACTGCTGAAGGCTTCGGTGTTGTTGACCGTGATCCGCCCCGGCATATCGATCACCTTGTACTCATCGCCGTCGCGGTACTCGAAACCAAATGGCCGCGCACCGAGTGTCAGGGCATAGTGGATCAGGTGATGGCCAGCCAGATCATCGAGGGTCTGCGGTTCGCCATGGCGCGCCAGATAGGCCGGGCTGGCATAATTGCCCGTGTGCATCAGGCCGAGCGGACGCGACATCAGGGCCGAGTCGCTCAAACTACCGACACGGATCACGCAGTCGAAGCCTTCCGCCACCACATCGACCCGCCGGTCGGTACAGGACAGTTCGATAGCGATCCCCGGATGCTGGCTGAGAAATTCCGGCAGGCGCGGCATCAGAAAATTACGCGCCATGCTGACCGGCATATCGACGCGCAAGGCGCCCGTCAGCGCCCCTTGCGTGCGCTCGAACATGGCGTCCAGTTCGTCAAGTTCGGCCAGCACATCGCGGCAGCGCTCATAATAGGCCTGACCATCGTGGGTAAGCTGAACCCGTCGCGTGGTGCGGTGGAAAAGCTGGATTTTAAGATGCGCCTCAAGCTGGCTGACGGCCGCCGAGGCGCTCGATTTCGGCAGGCCAAGCGACTGCGCCGCCGCCGTGAAGCTGCTCAGTTCGGCGACGCGGACAAAGGCGGTCATGGCTTCGAGGCAATTCATTGTTCACATTATTCGAACAGTCAGGTCACATTTGCGATGTTTATCGCCTTTCTGGAAAACAGTAAACCGTGTCCATCAAACAAGGAGATACCTATGAAAATCGCACTCATCACCGGCGGCAGCCGCGGCCTCGGCCGCAACATGGCCCAACATCTCGCCGCCAGGGGCACAGACATTATCTTCACCTACCGCACGCGCAAGGACGAGGCCGACAGCCTGATCGATGAACTGAAGCCTATGGGCCGCAAGGCCGTGGCCCTGCAACTCGATGCCGGCGTTACGGGCGGCTTCGACGCCTTTACCGCGCAGGTGCGCGAGGCGCTGCAAACCACCTGGGGCCGCGACCGCTTCGACGTCCTGATCAACAACGCCGGCACGGGCCTCTATGCGCCCTTTGCTGAGACGACGGAGGCGCAGTTCGATGAGGTGATGAACCTGCACTTCAAGGGCGTCTTCTTCCTCACGCAGAAACTGCTGCCGCTGATCCATGACGGCGGCGTGATCCTGAATGTATCGTCTGGTCTGGCGCGCTTCAGCTATCCCGGCTCTTCGGCCTATGCCGCCATGAAAGGCGCCATCGATGTGCTGACGCGCTATCAGGCGGTGGAACTGGGCGCACGCCGTATTCGTGTCAATTCGATCGCGCCGGGCGCCATCGCCACCGATTTTGGCGGCGGTCGCGTGCGTGACGATGCCCATCTCAGCGCCGCCATCGCCAGCCAAACGCCGCTGGGTCGCGTGGGTCTGCCGGACGATATCGGTGGCGCGGTGGCCATGCTGGTATCGGATGAGGCTGGCTGGATCAATGGCCAGCGCATCGAACTCTCAGGCGGGATTCATGCCTGATTTGGAATGCGTAACTAAACGCCGGTGAGGTCCACCACGATCCGGCGTTCGGCCAGGTGGACTTCCGGCACGTTTTCCATGGTGAACAAGAGGTAGAAGTTCGGTCCTTCGAGCGGGTGGATATCGAGCAGGTCGCCGGCGCCGAAATTGTCGACATTCATCACCCGGCCGATTTCCGCACCGGCCTGATCGAAGACCTTCATGCCGATCAGGTCGGTGATGTAATATTCGTCCTCGTCCGGCGCGGGCAGTTCAGCGCGATCGATATAGAGCTTGAGCCCCTTGATCTTATCGGCGGCGGTGCGATCGGGCACGCCTTCGGCCTTGACGATCAGCGCGCCCTTCTGTTCGCGCGCCTTGGTGATGACCAGGGCCGGTTCCCCCTTGTCATTGAGCAGGGGACTATATTCCAGCACGCTGAACGGATCGTCCATAAAGCTCAGC
The window above is part of the Asticcacaulis sp. MM231 genome. Proteins encoded here:
- a CDS encoding LacI family DNA-binding transcriptional regulator translates to MMKRPTSFDIAALAGVSQATVSRALSGAASVSEAVRQRVFDAATQLNYTVDINARKLRSKKINTIAVLVSEDLDQSDNRINPFFLPLIGSILDYANSKGVDVLMSLQKADADWGADYGFSRRADGIIFLGYRDFESYLRRVAVLQQVGEPWVVFGPVMPETPNLFIGSQNQEGAHSAVEHLIKLGRKRIVFLGEASEHHSEFFERFRGYQRAHVEAGLTPDPALAIDCFISREEGAAAIDRLLDEGVQFDAVFAVTDLLAIGAIQSLQKRGLHVPKDVSVMGFDDLWACTCINPTLSTVRQDTTTAARVLVDTLAALIDNEPVEMTRIPTQLVIRESCGG
- the rimM gene encoding ribosome maturation factor RimM (Essential for efficient processing of 16S rRNA): MTKPDLIFVAQVSAANGLNGEFKLLSFMDDPFSVLEYSPLLNDKGEPALVITKAREQKGALIVKAEGVPDRTAADKIKGLKLYIDRAELPAPDEDEYYITDLIGMKVFDQAGAEIGRVMNVDNFGAGDLLDIHPLEGPNFYLLFTMENVPEVHLAERRIVVDLTGV
- a CDS encoding SDR family oxidoreductase; its protein translation is MKIALITGGSRGLGRNMAQHLAARGTDIIFTYRTRKDEADSLIDELKPMGRKAVALQLDAGVTGGFDAFTAQVREALQTTWGRDRFDVLINNAGTGLYAPFAETTEAQFDEVMNLHFKGVFFLTQKLLPLIHDGGVILNVSSGLARFSYPGSSAYAAMKGAIDVLTRYQAVELGARRIRVNSIAPGAIATDFGGGRVRDDAHLSAAIASQTPLGRVGLPDDIGGAVAMLVSDEAGWINGQRIELSGGIHA
- a CDS encoding LysR family transcriptional regulator, whose product is MNCLEAMTAFVRVAELSSFTAAAQSLGLPKSSASAAVSQLEAHLKIQLFHRTTRRVQLTHDGQAYYERCRDVLAELDELDAMFERTQGALTGALRVDMPVSMARNFLMPRLPEFLSQHPGIAIELSCTDRRVDVVAEGFDCVIRVGSLSDSALMSRPLGLMHTGNYASPAYLARHGEPQTLDDLAGHHLIHYALTLGARPFGFEYRDGDEYKVIDMPGRITVNNTEAFSSAALAGLGIFQSPRTGNRHHVAEGRLVEILPAYEAEPLPVSMIYPRRRHQASRVRAFMDWVVEIMRDYLD